A genomic region of Streptosporangium lutulentum contains the following coding sequences:
- the atpE gene encoding ATP synthase F0 subunit C: protein MSVLAEVTGSLNALGSIGYGLAAIGPGIGVGIIFGQGVQAIARQPEAYGLIRQNMLLGFVLTEALALIGLVAPFMFR, encoded by the coding sequence ATGTCCGTCCTCGCTGAGGTCACCGGCTCCCTCAACGCTCTCGGTTCGATCGGTTACGGTCTTGCCGCCATCGGCCCCGGCATCGGTGTCGGCATCATCTTCGGTCAGGGTGTGCAGGCCATCGCCCGCCAGCCCGAGGCCTACGGCCTGATCCGCCAGAACATGCTGCTCGGCTTCGTTCTGACCGAGGCGCTGGCTCTGATCGGCCTCGTCGCGCCCTTCATGTTCCGCTAA